A single genomic interval of Deltaproteobacteria bacterium harbors:
- a CDS encoding type II toxin-antitoxin system HipA family toxin: MPVASSTVMRFGDQVAFVVERYDRRVIDDRIVRIHQEDMCQAFAVPPTKKYENEGGPSVRRIVDFLRENSGAPREDLQTFIDAVAFNWLVAGTDAHAKNYSILIGAGGRVRLAPLYDLASVLPYSEFDPLKLKLAMKLVGKYRLRDITARSWEKLSDELHLDKQEIARRVSEMAGRLPHEAQTVRKLLKESGIKHRVLDRLTDRLSAHSDKCARMFAL, translated from the coding sequence ATGCCGGTCGCATCATCTACGGTTATGCGCTTCGGCGATCAGGTCGCTTTTGTGGTCGAGCGCTACGACCGTCGCGTCATCGATGACAGAATCGTTCGTATCCATCAGGAAGACATGTGTCAGGCTTTCGCGGTTCCACCCACCAAGAAATACGAAAATGAAGGCGGGCCGAGTGTCAGGCGAATAGTTGATTTCCTGCGAGAGAATTCCGGCGCCCCCAGAGAGGACCTCCAGACCTTCATCGACGCCGTCGCCTTTAACTGGCTGGTGGCTGGCACCGATGCGCACGCAAAGAACTATTCGATCCTGATCGGCGCAGGCGGTCGCGTCCGTCTCGCACCACTCTACGACCTGGCCAGCGTCCTACCTTACAGCGAATTCGACCCTTTGAAACTCAAGCTCGCGATGAAGCTGGTAGGCAAGTATCGGCTTCGGGATATAACTGCACGAAGCTGGGAGAAGCTCTCGGATGAACTCCATCTAGACAAGCAGGAAATCGCCCGGCGGGTCTCCGAGATGGCCGGCAGATTGCCACACGAGGCGCAGACCGTCCGAAAGCTGCTTAAAGAATCGGGGATCAAGCACAGGGTGTTGGATCGGCTGACCGATCGCCTCAGCGCCCACTCTGATAAGTGCGCGCGCATGTTCGCGCTATAA